A window of Desulfonauticus submarinus contains these coding sequences:
- a CDS encoding CBS domain-containing protein, with product MKSYLIKDIMIPKEEYILAQQDISLFDIIISLKEQKKSSTYHSTILIIDNENRLKGKITIIDILRGIEPKYKELSHMDLTRFGYNDDYIFSILKKQEFWVEPLKDLCNKLPTIKIKDIMQNIEQTETIKAEMSLDIAVHKMVINNHNILFVYNANNEFLGVLRSIDIFDLLCNTIAQCNIK from the coding sequence ATGAAAAGCTATCTAATAAAAGATATTATGATACCAAAAGAAGAATATATACTAGCTCAACAGGACATATCTCTGTTTGATATAATTATATCTTTAAAAGAACAAAAAAAATCATCTACTTATCATTCAACTATTTTAATCATTGATAATGAAAACAGATTAAAAGGTAAAATAACTATTATAGATATATTAAGAGGAATAGAACCAAAATATAAAGAATTATCTCATATGGATCTAACTAGATTTGGATATAACGATGACTATATATTTTCCATATTAAAAAAACAAGAGTTTTGGGTAGAACCATTAAAAGATTTATGTAATAAATTACCAACAATAAAAATAAAAGATATTATGCAAAATATAGAACAAACAGAAACTATTAAAGCAGAAATGTCTTTAGATATTGCAGTACATAAAATGGTAATAAATAACCACAATATCTTATTTGTTTATAACGCAAACAACGAATTCCTTGGAGTACTTAGATCTATAGATATTTTTGATCTTTTATGCAATACTATTGCACAATGCAACATAAAATAA
- a CDS encoding CBS domain-containing protein gives MLVAKLMQTKLVLASGECRFKSLLCKIGKLAPRQIYIVNDKMELEGIITGYDLLKEVMPYYLDAKLARTIQEPEINDFLRKCIEKVEAKKAKDIMITEFVYLKPTDHVMEAEALIVERGINSLPVLDENKRLV, from the coding sequence ATGCTAGTAGCAAAACTTATGCAGACGAAATTAGTATTAGCGAGTGGGGAGTGTAGGTTTAAGAGTTTATTATGTAAGATAGGAAAGCTTGCTCCTCGTCAGATTTATATTGTAAATGACAAGATGGAGTTAGAGGGGATTATTACAGGATATGATTTGTTAAAGGAAGTTATGCCTTATTATTTAGATGCAAAGCTAGCCAGGACTATTCAAGAGCCTGAGATTAATGATTTTTTAAGAAAATGCATTGAAAAGGTAGAGGCTAAAAAAGCAAAAGATATTATGATTACTGAGTTTGTTTATTTAAAACCTACTGATCATGTTATGGAAGCTGAGGCCTTGATTGTAGAAAGAGGAATTAATTCTTTGCCAGTTTTAGATGAAAACAAAAGACTGGT
- a CDS encoding SLC13 family permease: MVKNPPNTFDWKRVFFIFLGIFLFTIVYFSPPWPDAVDPFGKHFVLTREGKGALAIFLLAGTWWVFEVIPIGVTSLAIGAMQAMFLIRPAKVAFKDFMDPSVLFIFASLVIGTVFTKTGLTKRLAYKMLIIVGERTSMILLGVFIVTSALTHIMAHTAVAATIYPLLLSIYALYGEGDKPTKFGKALFIGMAYVAGAGSIVTLLGAARGAVALGFFKEILNKDVTFFELTYYMFPIGWIMTFLLWGFFLIFLKPEKKRIIGLREKAKELNSQLGKITKNEIIAGLIVLGVIITMSLRSFIPELKAIDKTAIILVSTILFYILKILNIKDLEEIPWNIILLFAGAMSIGFCLWETGAAKWLAINWLNMFKDSNWFIFVMAIAFFVMMMTNFIMNVAAIAISLPVALVIAPYLNVAGEVILFSSLVAAGMPFLFLVGAAPNAIAYDSKQFTTGEFFLYGIPASILLMIVIGIAVAFIWPIMGMPITLK, translated from the coding sequence ATGGTAAAAAATCCACCTAATACTTTTGATTGGAAAAGGGTATTTTTTATTTTTTTAGGTATTTTTTTGTTTACTATTGTATATTTTTCACCTCCTTGGCCAGATGCAGTTGATCCTTTTGGAAAACATTTTGTTTTAACTAGAGAAGGCAAAGGGGCTTTGGCTATTTTTCTCTTAGCTGGTACCTGGTGGGTATTTGAAGTAATTCCTATTGGAGTAACTAGTCTTGCAATTGGAGCTATGCAAGCAATGTTTTTGATAAGACCTGCCAAAGTTGCTTTTAAAGATTTTATGGATCCTTCTGTTCTATTTATTTTTGCCTCTTTAGTTATTGGCACTGTATTTACAAAAACAGGTCTAACCAAACGTCTTGCTTATAAAATGCTTATCATAGTAGGCGAAAGAACTAGCATGATTTTGCTAGGAGTATTTATAGTAACCTCTGCCCTTACCCATATAATGGCTCATACCGCAGTAGCTGCTACTATTTATCCTCTTTTATTATCTATTTATGCCTTATATGGAGAAGGAGATAAACCAACCAAATTTGGCAAAGCATTATTTATTGGTATGGCTTATGTAGCAGGAGCTGGAAGTATTGTAACCCTTTTAGGAGCAGCTAGAGGAGCAGTGGCTCTTGGTTTTTTCAAAGAAATTCTAAATAAAGATGTAACCTTTTTTGAACTAACTTATTATATGTTTCCCATTGGTTGGATCATGACCTTTCTATTATGGGGATTTTTCTTAATTTTTTTAAAACCAGAAAAAAAGAGAATAATTGGACTTAGAGAAAAAGCTAAAGAACTAAACAGCCAACTAGGTAAAATAACTAAAAATGAGATAATCGCTGGGCTTATTGTTTTAGGTGTAATTATAACTATGTCTTTACGCTCTTTTATTCCAGAATTAAAGGCTATTGATAAAACTGCAATAATCTTAGTTTCTACTATTCTATTTTATATATTAAAAATTCTAAATATCAAAGACTTAGAAGAAATTCCTTGGAACATAATTTTACTATTTGCTGGCGCTATGAGCATAGGATTTTGTCTATGGGAAACAGGCGCAGCCAAATGGTTAGCCATCAATTGGCTCAACATGTTTAAAGATTCAAATTGGTTTATATTTGTAATGGCCATTGCCTTCTTTGTGATGATGATGACTAATTTTATTATGAATGTAGCTGCTATTGCTATATCTTTACCTGTCGCTCTTGTAATCGCTCCTTATTTAAATGTTGCAGGAGAGGTTATCCTCTTTTCTTCACTAGTTGCAGCTGGCATGCCATTTTTATTCTTAGTAGGAGCAGCACCTAATGCTATTGCTTATGACTCTAAACAGTTTACCACTGGAGAGTTCTTTTTATATGGAATACCTGCGAGTATTCTTTTAATGATAGTAATAGGCATTGCTGTAGCTTTTATATGGCCTATTATGGGTATGCCTATAACTCTTAAATAA